In Streptomyces paludis, the genomic stretch TGGAACCCCCGCTGACCTGGCAGATGTACGGGGAGACCTTCCGGATCCCCGCCCGCTGAGGAGGGCGCGGGCCTCTCTCGGCGTCATGGCGCCAGGTCGCCCGGGTCCGGCGGCGTGCGGTGTCATACGCGTCCTGCGACGTCGTACGGCGTCCTGCGGCGGATCAGCCGCCCGCGCGCCGGAGGCGGTGCCGCTCCTTCTCCGAGAGGCCGCCCCACACGCCGAAGCGCTCGTCATGGGTGAGGGCGTACTGAAGGCAGGCGATCCGGCCCTCGCAGGCACCGCAGAGGCGCTTGGCCTCGCGGGTGGAGGAGCCGGGCTCGGGGAAGAAGAACTCGGGCCCGGTCTGGGCGCACAACGCACTCTCCTGCCAGGAGAGTTCTTTCCTCGCGCGGTCGGTCGTGGTGCTGGTGGTGATGTTCATCGGCATAGCGGAAGAGTGCCCGGCCGGGATAAACGCATGATTGATGAACCGTCAATGCCGCCCGGCGAAGGGGCGGTTCGGCCGTGGGGACCGCTCGGCTCGATCCCCGCGGTCACCCTAGCGTCGCGGTGCGTGACGCCGAAAGGGTACGGAGACACGGCGCGCCGCCCGCGTACTTCGCACCGGGCCGCGCCGCCCGGCAGATGCTCAGCCGACGGCCCTGCTGTCGGCCACCCGGAACACCGTCCCCGCCGCCCGCAGCCGCTCCCGCAGCGCGCCCCCCATCGCCATCGCCGTGGTGACCTGCCCCGAGGTCTCCGGCAGCGCGTCGAAGGCGAGACAGAGCGCCGACTCGGCCAGCGACTTCGACGATTCGTCGTAGCCGGGATCACCGCCCGAGACCTCGGTGAGGACCCGCCGCCCGCCGCCCGTGCCGACGAAGCGCAACGAGAACCGGCTCGCCTCACGCCGGGTGGCGTCCGGACCCGTGCCCGGCGCGTACCGCCCCAGCAAGGCACGTCTCGCCGGGGGCAGTTGGGCGGCGACCAGCAGCCCGCCGGCGATCAGCGGGGCGGACAGCGCGACCGGCAGGGTCCGTACCGACGCGTAGTGCCGGTAGCCGAAGTCCGGGCCGTACCGGGGCAGCGCGGCGGCGGAGCGCGCCACGACCCACGGGTCGGGGGCGGGCAGCGGCAGGGCCCAGGTCCCCGTCTCCCGGCTGAAGCGCGGCGCGCCGAACGAGGCCCCGGCCCGCCGGCCGACCGGTCTCGGCTCGTACAGCCGCCGCTCCCGCGCCGCCGCCATCAGCTGCCGGCCGCGGCTCATGGCGGTCACGGTCGCGGCCAGGGTCCCGCCGGAGAAGAAGGCGTTGGTCCGGACGAATCCGTCCACCCGGAGGGGAACGCCCTCGGGCAGCCGCTCCACGGTGAACTGCGTGCCCAGATCGGCCGGTACGGAGTCGAAGCCGCAGCCGTGCACCAGCCGCGCACCCGTCTCCCGGGCGCGTACGTCGTGGCGCAGATACATCCGGTCCGCGAACTCGGCCTCGCCGCACAGATCGGCGTAGTCCGTCCCCGCCTCCGCGCAGGCCGCGACCAGACCTTCGCCGTACCAGAGATACGGGCCGACGGTGGACGCGACCACCCGCGCCGACTCCGCGAGCGCCCGCAGCGAGTCCGGGTCGCGCACATCGGCGCGCAGCAGGGGCAGCACGGCGCAGCGCGGATCGATCGCGGTGAGCCGCTCGCGCAGCAGCTCCAGCCGGGCGTGGTCGCGCCCCGCCACGGCCCACCGGCAGCCCTCGGGCGCGTGGGCCGCGAGATACTCCGCGGTGAGCGCTCCGGTGAAGCCCGTCGCTCCGAAGAGCACAATGTCGTACGGGCGTTCCGCCCTGTTCCTGTCGGCCATCGGGCCCTCCCCCATCGGTCCGCAGACGCTGCCGAGCCGAAGGCTAGACGAGTAAGTCCGAAGTCGCGTCTGCGGGGAAGCGCCATGCACGCACATCCGCGGCGTTGTCGGCGCGGGCCCGGCGCGGCTTCGGCGTCGACCAAGCGCTTGCTCGGGTGGCCGGGTGGGGCACTAGCATCACGGTGTGACACCAGGTGAGCCGGAGACCGAGTCGGGAATCGGGTCGGAAACAGGGTCGGAAATCGGCTCGGACAGCGCGGGGAGCAAGATGGCAGCGACAGGAAGCGGTCCGCTGACCGGCGTACGCGTGGTCGAGCTGGCCGGGATCGGACCGGGGCCCTTCGCCGCGATGACGCTCGCGGACCTCGGCGCCGATGTCGTCCGCGTCGACCGGCCCGGCGGCCCCGGGCTCGGTATCGACCCGGCGCACGACCTCACCAACCGCAACAAGCGCTCCGTGCTCATCGACCTGAAGACTCCCCAGGGCGCCGCTCGCGTGCTCGAACTCGCCGGGCGTGCCGACATCCTCATCGAGGGGTACCGGCCGGGCGTCGCCGAGCGGCTCGGCATCGGCCCCGACGTATGCCTGGCCCGTAATCCCCGGCTCGTGTACGGGCGGATGACCGGCTGGGGCCAGGACGGGCCGCTCGCGGAACGGGCCGGGCACGACATCGGCTACATCGCCGTCAGCGGCGCGCTCTCCATGATCGGTACGGCCGGGGAGCCGCCCGCGCTGCCCGCCAATCTGCTCGGGGACTACGCGGGCGGCGCGCTCTACCTGGTCATCGGGGTGCTCGCGGCGCTCCAGCACGCCCGTACCCCGGACGGCGCCGGACAGGTGGTGGACGCGGCGGTCGTGGACGGCTCCGCCCATCTCACCACCATGATCCACGCGATGATGGCCGCGGGCGGCTGGCAGGACCGGCGCGGCGCCAATCTGCTCGACGGCGGCAGCCCCTTCTACGGTTCGTACGAGACCTCCGACGGCGCCTATATGGCGGTCGGCGCGCTGGAGCAGCGCTTCTACCGCGAGTTCACCGAACTGCTGGGCATCGCCGACGAGTTGCCCGCCCGTACGGACTTCGCGCGCTGGGACGAGCTGCGGGAGGCCGTCGCCGCCCGCTTCCGTACGCGGACCCGCGCCGAGTGGACGGCGGTCTTCGAGGGCTCGGACGCCTGCGTGGCCCCCGTACTCACCCTCCGTGAGGCGCCCGCGCACCCGCATCTCGTCGCCCGCGGCACCTTCACCGACCACGCGGGCACCGTCCAGCCCGCCCCCGCGCCCCGCTTCTCCGCCACCCCGGGATCCCTGCGCCGGCCGCCCGCCCGGCCGGGCGCGGACGGCGCCGAAGTGGCCCGCGACTGGGGGCTCCCGGACGCAGACGCGGCGTCAGCACCGGCCCCGGCGTCAGGAGCGGCCCCGGACGCGGCCGATGGATCCGACCGAAACGAAAGGCAGTCGCCATGAGCACCGAAGCGTTCGTGTACGACGCGATCCGCACCCCGCGCGGCCGGGGCAAGGCCAACGGCGCCCTGCACGGCACCAAACCCATCGATCTCGTCGTCGGCCTGATCCACGAGACCCGCGCCCGGTTCCCCGGGCTCGACCCGGCGGCCATCGACGACATCGTCCTCGGTGTGGTCAGCCCGCTCGGTGACCAGGGCTCGGACATCGCCCGGATCGCGGCCGTCGCCGCCGGACTGCCCGACTCCGTCGCCGGGGTACAGGAGAACCGCTTCTGTGCCTCCGGCCTCGAAGCCGTCAACCTGGCCGCCGCCAAGATCCGTTCCGGCTGGGAGGACCTCGTCCTCGCGGGCGGCGTCGAGTCGATGTCGCGCGTGCCGATGGGCTCCGACGGCGGCGCCTGGGCGATGGACCCGATGACCAGCTTCGAGGTCGGCTTCGCCCCCCAGGGCATCGGCGCCGACCTGATCGCCACCCTCGGCGGCTACAGCAGGCGCGATGTGGACGAGTACGCCGCGCTCTCGCAGGAACGGGCCGCCACCGCGTGGAAGGAGGGCCGCTTCGCCCGCTCGGTGGTGCCCGTCCTGGACCGCAACGGCCTCACCGTCCTCGACCACGACGAACACCCGCGCCCCGGCACCACCGCCGACTCCCTCGCCGCGCTGAAGCCGTCCTTCGCGGCCATCGGCGAGGCGGGCGGCTTCGACGCCGTCGCGCTCCGGAAGTACCACTGGGTCGAGGCGATCGACCATGTCCACCACGCGGGCAACTCCTCCGGCATCGTGGACGGCGCGGCGCTCGTCACCCTCGGCTCCCGGGAGACCGGCGAGCGGTACGGGATGACACCGCGCGCCCGGATCGTCTCGGCCGCCGTCTGCGGCTCCGAGCCCACGATCATGCTCACCGGCCCGGCCCCCGCCAGCCGCAAGGCCCTCGCCAAGGCCGGGCTGACCATTGACGACATCGACCTGGTCGAGATGAACGAGGCGTTCGCCGCCGTCGTGCTGCGCTTCGTGGACGACATGGACCTCACCCTCGACAAGGTCAACGTCAACGGCGGCGCCATCGCGCTCGGCCATCCGCTCGGGGCCACCGGCGCCATGCTCCTGGGCACCCTCGTGGACGAACTGGAACGCCAGGACAAGCGGTACGGGCTCGTCACGCTCTGCGTCGGCGGCGGCATGGGCGTCGCCACCGTCGTGGAACGCGTCTGACCGGTCCGGCCCGCCCGGCCCGCACCCGACCACCGATCCGGAACTCCCCCTACGGAGAAGCAGCATGAGCGAGCCCATCTCCCCGGCCATCCGCTGGGAGCGGGACGACACCGGCGTCGTCACCCTGGTCCTCGACGCCCCGGACCAGTCCGCCAACACCATGAACCAGGCGTTCCGGGACTCCATCGAGGCCGTCGCCGCCCGCGCCGAGGCCGAGCGCGACTCCATCCGGGGCATCGTCGTCACCTCCGCCAAGAAGACCTTCTTCGCGGGCGGCGACCTCAAGGAGATGATCACCTACAGCCCCGGGGACGCCCGGCGGATCTTCGAGGGCGGCATGGCCGTCAAGCGCGCCCTGCGGCGTATCGAGACCCTCGGCAAGCCCGTCGTCGCCGCGATCAACGGCGCGGCCCTGGGCGGCGGTTACGAGATCGCCCTCGCCTGCCACCACCGCATCGCCCTCGACGCCCCCGGCTCCCGGATCGGGCTGCCCGAGGTCACCCTCGGCCTGCTGCCCGCCGGCGGCGGGGTCACCCGTACCGTACGGCTCCTGGGCATCGCCGACGCGCTGCTCAAGGTGCTGCTCCAGGGGACCCGGTACACCCCGGCGCGCGCCCTGGAGAACGGGCTGGTCCACGAAGTCGCCGCCACCCCCGAGGAGATGCTCGACCGGGCCCGCGCCTTCATCGACGCCCACCCGGAATCGCGGCAGCCCTGGGACACCAAGGGCTACCGGATCCCCGGCGGCACACCGTCGAGCCCGCGGCTGGCCGCCCAACTCCCGGCCTTCCCGGCCAACTTGACCAAGCAGCTGGGCGGCGCCCCGTTCCCCGCGCCGCGTGCCGTCCTCGCGGCGGCCGTCGAGGGCTCGCAGGTCGACTTCGAGACCGCGCAGACCATCGAGGCCCGCTACTTCACCGGTCTGGTCACCGGGCAGACCGCCAAGAACATGACCCAGGCGTTCTTCTTCGACCTCCAGGCCGTCAACTCCGGCGCGAGCCGCCCCGAGGGCGTCCCGCCGCGCGAGGTCCGCCGGGTGGCCGTCCTCGGCGCCGGGATGATGGGCGCGGGCATCGCGTACGCCTGCGCGCGCGCCGGTCTCGACGTCGTCCTCAAGGACGTCTCCCAGGAGGCCGCCGACCGGGGCAGGGCGTACGCGGAGAAGCAGCTCGCCAAGGCGCTCGCCCGGGGCCGTACGACCGAGGCCGACCGTGACGCGCTGCTCGCCCGGATCACCCCCACCGCCGACCCCGCCGCGCTCGCCGGCTGCGACGCGGTGATCGAGGCGGTCTTCGAGGACACCGCGCTCAAGCAGCGGGTGTTCCAGGAGATCCAGGACATCGTGGCCCCCGACGCGCTGCTCTGCTCCAACACCTCCACCCTGCCCATCGGCACCCTCGCCGAAGGCCTCTCCCGGCCCGCCGACTTCATCGGACTGCACTTCTTCTCCCCGGCCGACCGGATGCCGCTCGTGGAGATCATCCGGGGCGCGGAGACCGGCGACGAGGCGACGGCCCGCGCCTTCGACCTCGTACGCGCCCTCGGCAAGACCCCGATCGTCGTCAACGACGCGCGTGGTTTCTTCACCTCACGGGTGATCGGCCAGTTCCTCAACGAGGGCGTCGCCCTGCTCGGCGAGGGCATCGAACCGGCCTCCGTCGAACAGGCCGCCGCGCAGGCCGGCTACCCCGGCAAGGTGCTCGCCCTGCTGGACGAGCTGACGCTCACCCTGCCGCGCCGTATCCGCGACGAGGCCAAGCGGGCGGAGGAGGAGGCAGGCCGCGTCTGGACCGGCCACCCCGCCGAGTGGGTGATTGACCGGATGGTGGACGAGTTCGGCCGCACGGGCCGGGCCGCCGGCGCGGGCTTCTACGAGTACGACGAGAACGGCGCCCGGGTCCGGCTCTGGCCGGGGCTGCGCGAGCACTTCTGTACGGACGCCACCGATGTGCCGTTCCGCGACATGAAGGAGCGGATGCTCTTCGCCGAGTCGCTGGACGCCGTGCGCTGTCTGGAGGAGTCCGTGCTGACCTCGGTCGCGGACGCCAACATCGGCTCACTCCTGGGCATCGGGTTCCCGGCGTGGACGGGCGGCGTGCTCCAGTACATCAACGGGTACGAGGGCGGCCTGCCCGGCTATGTCGCGCGCGCCCGCGAGCTGGCGGAGCTGTACGGCGAGCGCTTCGAACCGCCGGCGCTGCTGGTGGCCAAGGCGGAGAAGGGCGACACGTTCACGGACGCCTGACGCCCGGCCGCCGGCGGGTCCTGGCCGTTACCGGGACCCGCCCGGCCGCCCGCCGCCGTATCAGCCGTGCTCCGCCGTCAGATAGGCGATGACCATGTCGCCCAGCAGCGCGCGGTAGTGCTCGCGGCGGTCGGGCGCGGTCAGGTCCCGGCCGAACAGGCTCTGGAACGTATGCCGGTTGGCCACCCGGAAGAAGCAGAACGAACTGATCATCACATGCAGGTCGATCGCGTCGACCTCGGCCGTGAACACGCCCTGCGCCTGGCCCTCGGCCAGGATCCGCCCGGTCACATCGAGCGCGGGGGAGCTGAGCGAACCGAGCCGGGACGAGGCCGCGATGTGCTCGGCCTCATGGATGTTCTCGATCGAGACGAGCCGGATGAAGTCCGGATGCGCCTCGTGGTGGTCGAACGTCACCTCGGCCAGCCGCCGGATCGCGGACACCGGGTCCAGATGCGCGACGTCGATCTCCTGCTCGGCGGCCCGGATCACCCCGTACGCGCGCTCCAGCACCGTGGTGAACAACTGCTCCTTGCTGCCGAAGTAGTAGTAGATCATCCGCTTGGTGGTCCGGGTCAGCGCGGCGATCTCGTCCACCCGGGCGCCCGCGAAACCGGCCCGGGCGAACTCCCGGGTCGCGACATCGAGGATCTCCTCCCGCGTCCGGGCCTTGTCCCGGGTACGCGGGACGGGCGGTGTCGACGGGGGGACGGCGGCTCCCATGGGGCTCCTCGCGGCGAAGGACACGATGATCCCCGAGTCTAATAACGCCAGGCCCCGGCGGATCTAGCGCACCGGCCTGCCCCCGTCCGCCGCGTGCTGGGCCGCCAGGCGTACGGCGGCGTTCTGGGCCCCGTACCCCCGGTAGCCGCCGGTGCGCTGGACGATCTCGAAGAAGACGCGGCCCACGGTGGCCGTGTAGCAGTGGTGGAACTCCCCGTACGCGTCGCGGTCGTACAGGATTCCCCACGCGGCCAGCTCGGCGAGCCGCTCCGGGGGCAGTTCGTAGCGGGCGGCGAGATCGTCGTAGTAGTTGCCGGGGATCGCCAGCAGCCCGGCGCCGCGCCCGTGCAGCAGCCGCGCCGCGGCGACGATGTCGTCCGTGGCGAACGCGATGTGCTGCGGCCGTGCCTCCCGTTCACCGGGGCCCGGGGCGACGTTCAGGGCGATCCGCAGGGAGCCGTCCGCCGTGGACACGGCGCGGCTGCGCAGCAGGCCGAAGGGGTCGGCGAGATCCAGGCTCTCGTCTGGTACGAGACCGAGCACGCCCCGGTAGAAGAGGGACGCCTCGTCGAACTGGTGCCAGGGCTGGGGAAGCGCCACATGGTCGATCCGGGTGATCCCGGCCGCCCCGCCGCCCTCGCCGTCCTCGGTGTTCCCGGGCACCGCCGGGAAGTCGTGCGTCCAGTCGACGGCCCCCGGAGCCGCGTCCGTACGGCAGAAGAACAGCTCCGTGCCGTCCGGCGCGGCCACCGCGTCCAGCGGCGCGTCCCCGGCCGCCCGCCGGCGCGGCACCACCGGCGCCAGCAGCGCCTCGGCCCGTCGTACGGCGGCGGACTGGTCCGGGGTCTCCAGCCCGAGCGCGGCCAGGGTCGCCCCGTCGCGCCGGTCGCCGCCCGCGCTGCTCAGCAGGACACGCGCGGCGCCCTGCTGCCACAGGTCGACCGGTTTGGTGGCGTGCCGGCCGGTCCGGGTGAAGCCGAGCGCCCGCAGCAGCGCGCGCGGCTGTTCGGTGTCGGCGGTCACCAGCTCGGCGAAGGCGAAGCCGGTCGGCGGCACGACGGGAACGGGCGGCGTACCGATCCCCGCCGCCTCCTCCAGCGTGAGCAGCGAGCGCATCGCGTCGACCGCCGTGCGCGCCGCGTCGCCCTGCCGGAAGACGTCGTTGAACACCTCCAGCGACAGGGGTCCCGCGTATCCGGCCCGTACGGTGTGCGCCACCAGGCCCGTGACATCGAAGTCGCCCTGCCCGGGGAAGCAGCGGTAGTGCCGGCTCCACTGGAGCACGTCCATCGCGATACGCGGCGCGTCGGCCAGCTGGAGGAAGAAGATCTTCTCGCCGGGGATGTCCTCGATGCCCCGGGGGTCGGAGCCGCGCGACAGGATGTGGAAGCTGTCCAGGCAGACGCCGAGCGCCGGGTGGTCCGCCGCCTCGACGATGCGCCAGGCATGGTCGTACGTACGGACGTGCCGCCCCCAGGCCAGCGCCTCGTAGGCGAGCCGCACACCGTGCTCGGCGGCGCGTGCGGCGAGCCGGTGGAGGCTCTCGGCGGCGAGGGCGTCGTCGTCCAGGGCGTCGGGCGAGACGCTGGAGCAGACCAGCAGGGTGTCCGCGCCGAGCCGCTCCATCACGGCGAACTTCCGTTCCGCGCGCCGCAGATTGCGGACGAGGACGGCCTCGGGCACGGCCTCGGCGTCCCGGAACGGCTGGTAGAGATCGATGGCCAGCCCGAGATCGGCGGCGCGGGTACGGACCTCCTCGGGGCTCAGGGCGCTCGCGATCAGGTCGTTCTCGAAGATCTCGACCCCGTCGAACCCGGCCGCGGCGGCGGCCGTGAGCTTCTCGGAGAGGGAGCCGCTCAGCGACACCGTGGCGATGGACTTGCGCATGGCGGGGTTCCTCACAGGTGATTCCTCACAGGGCGGCTCCTTGCGGGACGTTCCTCACGGGGCTTTCCTCAAGGGGGTGGGGGCGCCGACCAGATCGGCGAAGTCTTCGAGCATCCGCTCCGGATGGGGTTCGAGGCCGGTGAAGAGCCGGAAGGCGTCGGCGGCCTGGAAGACCGCCATCGCGCCGCCGTCGAGGGTGGCGCAGCCCGTCCGCCGAGCCAGGCGCAGCAGCGCGGTGTCCAGCGGCCGGTAGACCACCTCGGCCACCCACAGCTCCGGCCGCAGCAGCGCGGCCGGCAGCGGCAGCCCCGGGTGGTCGGCCATGCCGGTGGGGGTGGCGTGCACGAGCCCGTCGGCGCGGCTCATCGCGTCGGCCAGCTCGTCCGGCGCGAGGGCCGTCGCCCGGTCCGCGCCGAAGCGCGTACGGAGCGCGGCGGCGAGCGCCGCCGCCCGGCCGGGGTCGGTGTCGGAGACGGCGAGCCGGTCCGTACCGAGCGTGAGCAGCGCGTGTGCGACGGCGGCGCCGGCCCCGCCCGCGCCGAGCTGGACCACCCGGCCGGTCGGCACCCCGAGCAGACCGCGGGCGAAGGACTCCGCGAAGCCGGTGACATCGGTGTTGTGGCCGATGGCGCGGCCGTCCCGGAGGACGACGGTGTTGACCGCGCCGAGCGCCTCGGCGCCCGGCGACAGCTCGTCCAGGTGCCGGATCACCAACTGCTTGCACGGATGGGTGATGTTGAGCCCGTCGAAGCCCAGCGCGCGCGCCGCCCGCACCAGTTCGCCGACCGCCTCGGGCGCCACGCCCAGCTCCGTGATGTCGATGGTGCGGTAGAGCAGCCGCAGCCCGTGCCGGTCGGCCTCGCGCTGGTGCAGCGCGGGGCTCAGCGACGGGCCGATGCCCGCGCCGATCAGGCCGGTGAGATACGAAACGTCGGTCATCATGCCCTTTTCGCTGGATCGGTGGGGGAGCGGAGCGGGGTAGGAGGGGGGAGCGGAGCGCGCGAGCGCGGCTCAGGCGGGGACGGACCGCGACGCGTCGGACGCGTTCGTATCCGCGGGTCCGGGCTTCGCGCCGAGTTCGGCGGTGGGCACCCGGTGGGTCTCCCGGCCGGTCAGCACCGCGAGTGAACTGACCACGCAGAAGGCCGCGGTGAAGATGCCGACACCGATCCAGTTGTCCCCGTCAGGACCGGCGATCTCGGCGGCGAAGGTCACAGCGAACCCGGCGACGGCGAAGCCGATCTGGGTGCCGATGGCCATGCCGGAGAGCCGGACCCGGGTGGGGAACATCTCCCCGTACAGCGAGGGCCACACCCCGTTGGCCGCGCTGTAGACGACACCGAAGAACGCGATGCCGGCGAGGAACACCAGCGGGTAGGAGCCGCTGGAGACGGCCCACAGATAGACGAAGATCATGACCGCCGAGCCGAGCGCCCCGATGAGGAAGACCGGCCGGCGGCCGATCCGGTCGGAGAGCCTGGCCCAGAGCGGAATGGCGCCGAGCGCCACGAGGTTCGCGGTGACCCCGACCCAGAGCATGACGGACTTGTCGAGGCCGACGCTGTCGCTGGTGGCGAACGCCAGCGACCAGACGGTGAAGATGGTGCTGACGGTGGCGATGGTGGCCGCCGCGACGACGCGCAGCACATCGCGCCAGTAGTGGCGCAGCAGATGGACGAGCGGGAGTTCGGCCGCCGGACCGGCCACCGCCGCCGCGTTCTGCTGGAAGGCGGGCGTCTCCTCCAGATTGCGCCGGATCAGATAGCCGACGACCGCGACGACCACGCTGAGCAGGAACGGGATGCGCCAGCCCCAGGAGTAGAGCTGCGCGTCGGGCAGCGCGGCGACCGGGATGAAGACCAGGGTGGCGATGATCTGGCCCGCCTGGGTGCCGTTCAGGGTGAAGCTCGTGTAGAAGCCGCGCCGGTGCTCCGGGGCGTGCTCCAGCGTCATGGAGTTGGCGCTCGCCTGCTCACCGGCGGCCGAGAGCCCCTGGAGCAGCCGCATCAGGACGAGCAGGACCGGTGCGGCGGCCCCGATCTGCGCGTAGGTGGGCAGACAGCCGATGAGGAACGTCGACACGCCCATCAGCATCAGGGTGAAGACCATGACCTGCCGCCGGCCGAGCCGGTCCCCGATATGGCCGAGGAACAGCGCGCCGACCGGACGGGCCGCGTACGCGACTCCGAAGGTGGCGAGCGAGATCAGCGTGGCGGTCGCCGGGTCGTCGGGGTTGAAGAAGACCTTGGGGAAGATCAGGGCCGAGGCGCTGCCGTAGATGAAGAAGTCGTAGTACTCCAGGGCGCTACCGATCCAGGCGGCGACGGCGGCCTTGCGCGGCTTGCCCTGCGGGGGAGAGGCGTCGAGCGGGTGTGCGGACACGCGGGCTCCTCGGAAGGGGGGACGGGGAGGTGGGGGGGAAGAGAGAGCGGTGAGGGCGCTAATTAACGCACTAGGTAGTTAATTACGCTGAGGGGGATCCTGGGACGGGCACCGGAAACTGTCAAGACATCGCGCGGAAACCGCTTCGGAAGCGGTGAGCGGTGAGCCGTGGGCGGTGGGCGGTCGGTGGGCGGTCTTCGGACCCGGATCAGGCCGAGGCGCGCCGGATCAGCGTCGTCGGGGTGATCACCGAGGC encodes the following:
- a CDS encoding MFS transporter codes for the protein MSAHPLDASPPQGKPRKAAVAAWIGSALEYYDFFIYGSASALIFPKVFFNPDDPATATLISLATFGVAYAARPVGALFLGHIGDRLGRRQVMVFTLMLMGVSTFLIGCLPTYAQIGAAAPVLLVLMRLLQGLSAAGEQASANSMTLEHAPEHRRGFYTSFTLNGTQAGQIIATLVFIPVAALPDAQLYSWGWRIPFLLSVVVAVVGYLIRRNLEETPAFQQNAAAVAGPAAELPLVHLLRHYWRDVLRVVAAATIATVSTIFTVWSLAFATSDSVGLDKSVMLWVGVTANLVALGAIPLWARLSDRIGRRPVFLIGALGSAVMIFVYLWAVSSGSYPLVFLAGIAFFGVVYSAANGVWPSLYGEMFPTRVRLSGMAIGTQIGFAVAGFAVTFAAEIAGPDGDNWIGVGIFTAAFCVVSSLAVLTGRETHRVPTAELGAKPGPADTNASDASRSVPA